In Eschrichtius robustus isolate mEscRob2 chromosome 11, mEscRob2.pri, whole genome shotgun sequence, the following proteins share a genomic window:
- the SMIM38 gene encoding small integral membrane protein 38, with product MASWFGGSTGPDPLILLLVVILLARFILWSCLGTYVDYRLARRRPRKPKED from the coding sequence ATGGCCTCCTGGTTCGGGGGGAGCACCGGCCCCGACCCGCTCATTCTCCTGCTGGTCGTCATCCTGCTGGCGCGCTTCATCCTGTGGTCCTGCCTTGGCACCTACGTCGATTATAGACTGGCCCGGCGGCGGCCCCGCAAACCCAAGGAGGACTAG